In Sebastes umbrosus isolate fSebUmb1 chromosome 7, fSebUmb1.pri, whole genome shotgun sequence, the sequence GACAGCCTGACCATCTCCATGTACCTCATCACATATCTGATGTGCTCTCAGACATCACCTACTACGTCTACAAAGCCCGGCAGACACCCAAGCCAGTGTTGTGCAGCCACGTTAGATCCCAGTGGGAGCCGAATGAATACCCAGCCAGTATGGAGCGTATGCAGGGCTGGACTCCCGACGAGTGCATTCCAGAGTTCTACACAGATCCCTCCATTTTCCGGTCAATCCACTCCGACATGCCAGACCTGGACGTGCCTTCCTGGTGCAAGTCGTGTGAGGATTTCATCGAGGTCCATCGGCGCCTTCTGGAGAGCAGAGAGGTGTCGCAGCACCTGCATCACTGGATTGATCTCACATTTGGCTACAAGCTGTCCGGTAAAGAAGCCGTCAAGGCCAAGAACGTGTGCCTGCACCTGGTGGATAACCACACCAATCTGACTACCTACGGCGTAGTTCAGCTGTTCGACCAGCCCCACCCGCCACGCTTATCTCCTTCCCAGTACGCCCCAGCAGAACCTCCTCTCCTTGGCCTTGCTGCTGTCAACGTGCCTTCTCTACACATCCCTCAAATCGACACCGCGGCCGACACCGTAGATGGATTGGTGCCAGAGTCCACGGGGTGTGAGTCCAGTGGCTGGACCATGGTAGACAGAGATGAAGAGCTTGAACAAGGTATGGAAGCCCTGGACTCGTTAGCGTCCGCTGGCTCATCCAGCTCGGCGTCCTGCTCCGTGCCAATGCCGAGCGTCAGCACGGCGGGAGGAAAGATGGGAGGAGATCACACAGCACTTACTGTATCCCAGTCCCCGAGTTCATTCCCTGGCGATTTTGCAAGCGGCTTAGGCCCTGGATTACGCAGTGCCATGTTACAAAGAGGCGGGCCAACGAACAAAAAGCACGGGGAGGGGAGTGTGACTGCCACCAATGCAGAGGAAATCAAGATCGCCCTCCCTGAAGGCTTCAACCCACTGCAGCCTTTGGATGAGCTGGAGAAGTTGAACAATTTCCTGGTGAAGAGTCTACACGCTGAAGTATGGCATCCCGCAGGATCTACCGACTGCACAAGAGGCGGTGTCATAATTGAATCTCTACCCTCTCTTACACAGCTCTACCAAAGAGACATGCAGGCCCTTGGTGTTCTCATCGCTGAGATATTCCTCCCCTCTAAACTGAGAGGACTGAAACCTGGCACCCCCCTGAGACAGCGTTTCCAAGCTGTCATGAAGCTCTGTTCTGCCAGCCTCCGTGATGTCCCACTGTCTTTGCATCATGCTCTCGAGACACTGCTGCTAATGGAGAGGCACTCTGGGATAGCACACAGAGAAGTACCAGATTGCCCTCGTCCACTCCTTTTTGAATATGAACCCATCTGCGATGGTCTCCCTCCCCCAAACCCCTGCAGGTTATTGAACTCAATCATCACCCCCTTTCCTTTCCCGCCCTATTTTGCTGCACTTCATGATTTTATCTTTTCCTACCACACCAAGATAGAGAGCACGTGTAGTCTTCAAGGACGAGATGTTGTCTTTCACCTGTGGCAGCAGCTTGAGACACTGTTGCGGGGCAACGTCACAGCTGAGGGTCTTGAGATTCTCTTGCCCTTCATTCTAGCCCTCATGCTTGAGGAGTCCACTGCGGTTTATGCTGCTTGGTACCTTTTCGAGCCCATCTCCAGAGTGCTGGGTCCCAGGAATGCAAACAAGTACTTACAGAAGCCACTGATCAACGTTTATGAAAACCCTCACTGCCTGCGAGGTCGCTTCTACCTCTACACCGACTGTTTCATTCTGCAGCTGATCGTGAGGCTGGGCCTGCAGGCCTTTCTGTCCAGCCTGCTCCCCCATGTGCTGCAGGTCATGACTGGCTTTGAAAGCAGCATGTCAGGCTCTGGCGGGGAAGCTTGCAAAGGGCTGAGGGGCGGCACGTGTAATctaggagaggaagaggaagaggacttTCAGTGTGGCGAGGTGCGGCCGTCGTCTGGGTCCGTTAGCGGGAATATGGGAGGTGGTACTGGTGCCAGCGGAGGAGTCGGGGTGGCGGGAGAGACGGGGATGGTCGATTACTCCTCTGGCATCAGTCTCAATGACCAAGTGTTCCTCTCAGAGGCAGAGGACTTTCAGAATGGGTTCTATGTCAACAGTGGAGCAGCTGCTGGGAAACAGCAGAGCCAGAACTCTGCAGCCAAGGATCAAGACCAGGAGTCTCTAAGCGTGGGGAAACTAAGCGACAAAAGCAGCACAAGTGAGCTCTCACTGGGCGACGGAGACTCAATGCGGGACCGAGCCAGCCTCAAATCAGCCGACAGCAGCCAGGACCTGAAACACGCCagcgagggagaggagggaggagagctggaggaagaggaggtgactGAGACTAATGAGGGCACAGACGACCCGACTGCTGCCAACCTGGAGCTCACACTCTCTGGTTGCACAGACGCTTCAGGAGCTACAGTTGCCACTCTGGAGGGCGAGTTTGTGAATGGAATGGCACTGGAGGAGACTGAAAAAGGCATTGtgggagagcaggaggaggatgacCATGATTCCTCAGAAGAATCTGGGGAGAAAGAACAAAAGATTCTTCTAGGTGAGTGAATCATTGAGGTTTATGTATATTATTTGGTTATTATCTGATAATATCTAATGATTTTAATCATGTCTCCCCACACAGATACAGTCTGCAAAACAGTTCGGTGGCTGTCGGCAAAGCTTGGACCAACAGTGGCATCTCGATACGTAGCCAGAAACTTGCTGCGATTGCTCACAAATTGTTACATTGGTACGTAAATTTTTACCATGAAAAGTTCCATTGcctcatttatacattttatattttgccATTAGACAAAAATCGATGACTGCTTCACCCCTTTCCCTCCTCATGTTCTCTGCCTGCAGGGCTTGAGAAACACCAGTTTGTGGCCGTCGCATCTGAGGAGAGCAGTCTGGAGAGTGTGGGAATGGGCAGCGTGTATGAGAAGAAACCTGTCGTTGGTGACCAGACGGCAGGGCCTGTATTGGACTGTCTCATCTACATCGCTCAGCTTTATGGAGAGCCTGTACTCACTTACCAGTACCTGCCTTATATAGGATATCTGGTAAGGCGAATGAACACTAACACACATAAAACCTGCTTTGGCCTGttcagatgttttgaagtggggttgtatgaggtacctatctatagtcagtgtattacccaGAGTAGATGACgggtagatgacggtcggcacacccccagtttctCGAAGCAGActggagttaccgcacggaagcaaagcaatgcactgctgtggatggggccggcagcaaagcatattttagccacctaaaagaaaggcccacttaaaaaatatctttcgctggtttaccttgccgtgagacagctatacagtgtGTTTCCAACGGgcaactgaagctgttatctatgctctcgccaaagcaaccagactcaattaaaaaatgtctgacgGAAAGGTAAagtagtgaaaatattctaaatatagcgtacacttaaactgacattgattttttaggtgggcctttcttttaggtggttaaaatacgttttgctgccctccaaactgggggcatgccgaccagcatctactgtaggtaatacactgactatggataagtacctcatacaaacccacttACTTTTTAAGGAAACTATTCGTTAACAAAATGTGCTTTGATCTCGCAAATGTGTATGTTTCCAGGTTTCTCCACCTTCTTCGCAGCGTCTTAACACACGTAAGGAGGCGAGTCTACTCGGAGCTGTTGCACTTACACAGAAGATTATTGTCTTTCTCTCCGATACCACTCTAATGGACATGCTTATGAAGATCAACCAGGAGGTGCTCCTGCCGCTGCTGGACTTGCTCACCACCCCCCGTATGGggtaaataacacacacacagccacgcacatttattttccagcaatgaccggcttgctttacattatcccgcttattacatggctacttacttacttaagaaatcaataatttgacaccaaaATGTTCCTCCAGGGTCAGAGATCAGAACTGCGGCCAaagaaacggtctgttatacatagcagtggtttgctataaagaaataacagactgtagaatgcCGTAATTGACCCATCAGAATCAAATATCCAACAAAAGGCATGTAATAATAACTTATATTAAGCACACTATGCCAAATAGTAGAAGCATTGtaaaaaatattgcaaatatTGAATTGCTTTTTATTGAATAAACAGTTTATTCTTTTTGAAGTGcaatttctttttaatgtttgtgttgAGATAAGAGTATAATCCAAAAATCATGCTACAATAGATCCGTCATTCATCCTCTGCTTGGTTGTACCCATTCTGCTGTACTCAGGTTCCCCAGCGGGGTGCAGACACGCACTGCCGTCTGTCTCAAGACACTCAGCCTGAT encodes:
- the wdr81 gene encoding WD repeat-containing protein 81, with the protein product MDWLMRAVEKDLGVDRRQQGPGPRPRELIALVPTRWVMGLRERRIMRCARFDSPSEAETRTYLQCSQAKLPPGWTRVCIQGLRKSKLGYRLARDPCHQQMEFTSQDSYVKTMQCVSQHNVRNLWRDAHHKLVQAYAGANEQMHVAAVDAVRHALQKLFNSTFISSDRVSPSLSPAREKEKENYLPSSSSCFSKSQSDHLCPNVLPAECLLETSEMLYVILPYTQYSLHDIVSFSPAKLANSHAKVLFILYQLLIALQGCHAAGLSCGELSLQDIAVDEQLCSRLKLNLAHYEELGTDGDANGNVTGTQVPNSVLPRNKSCTSQENKILCTDCFDELKKLVLDWVHGRVSNFRYLMELNRLAGRREGDPNYHPVLPWVVDFTVPFGKFRDLRRSKFRLNKGDKQLDFTYEMTKEALAAAVGNGVGGSGVGGDLGGSVGAGGVGQPDHLHVPHHISDVLSDITYYVYKARQTPKPVLCSHVRSQWEPNEYPASMERMQGWTPDECIPEFYTDPSIFRSIHSDMPDLDVPSWCKSCEDFIEVHRRLLESREVSQHLHHWIDLTFGYKLSGKEAVKAKNVCLHLVDNHTNLTTYGVVQLFDQPHPPRLSPSQYAPAEPPLLGLAAVNVPSLHIPQIDTAADTVDGLVPESTGCESSGWTMVDRDEELEQGMEALDSLASAGSSSSASCSVPMPSVSTAGGKMGGDHTALTVSQSPSSFPGDFASGLGPGLRSAMLQRGGPTNKKHGEGSVTATNAEEIKIALPEGFNPLQPLDELEKLNNFLVKSLHAEVWHPAGSTDCTRGGVIIESLPSLTQLYQRDMQALGVLIAEIFLPSKLRGLKPGTPLRQRFQAVMKLCSASLRDVPLSLHHALETLLLMERHSGIAHREVPDCPRPLLFEYEPICDGLPPPNPCRLLNSIITPFPFPPYFAALHDFIFSYHTKIESTCSLQGRDVVFHLWQQLETLLRGNVTAEGLEILLPFILALMLEESTAVYAAWYLFEPISRVLGPRNANKYLQKPLINVYENPHCLRGRFYLYTDCFILQLIVRLGLQAFLSSLLPHVLQVMTGFESSMSGSGGEACKGLRGGTCNLGEEEEEDFQCGEVRPSSGSVSGNMGGGTGASGGVGVAGETGMVDYSSGISLNDQVFLSEAEDFQNGFYVNSGAAAGKQQSQNSAAKDQDQESLSVGKLSDKSSTSELSLGDGDSMRDRASLKSADSSQDLKHASEGEEGGELEEEEVTETNEGTDDPTAANLELTLSGCTDASGATVATLEGEFVNGMALEETEKGIVGEQEEDDHDSSEESGEKEQKILLDTVCKTVRWLSAKLGPTVASRYVARNLLRLLTNCYIGLEKHQFVAVASEESSLESVGMGSVYEKKPVVGDQTAGPVLDCLIYIAQLYGEPVLTYQYLPYIGYLVSPPSSQRLNTRKEASLLGAVALTQKIIVFLSDTTLMDMLMKINQEVLLPLLDLLTTPRMGFPSGVQTRTAVCLKTLSLMALICLRIGREMVQQHMADTLRRFFAVFSLLHSLQPQLDSAPRRVVGEVMVVDVWTPEESNVTYELGVLEELQTVFNPEMAHASYIPFYCLIGDMAIRKLVPNHVLVWQLAQSYHQSLRQVSPDTNLTAASRVELPPSSVGLSSGFGRRVGCNPFPAPSTFYTSLGDSESGTFGSHLVGNRIQVSRDTDYDGSPNLGLSSSWGRSSHITPIITTASTFTTPSVGTASSSSWVTGPTTEDSALKQELPRSGRSLQGNWLAYWQYEIGLNQQDPHFDFHQIRLQSFLGHSGPTKCLAPLAGEDYFLSGSKDKTVKLWPLYNHGDGTQEVEPRLTYNDHRKSIFYVGQLEASQEIVSCDGSVHLWDQYTGKQIRSYEALDGKNPITAVTTMPAPHCSVVFGSADSILRFIDPRKPGLQHEFRLAYNNVSAGLIRYLAVSPSGRTVAAGFSSGFIVLLDARTGLVLKGWPAHEGDILQMKAAEGNLVISSSTDYTLAVWKDMEHKPLRQYRSQSDPIHAFDLYGSEIVTGTVANKIGVYSMADISLSPVSSTKLSSENFRGTLTSLAVLPTKRLLLLGSENGAIRLLA